TGATTCTTAAAAAATGCCCCTAAAGAAATCTGGCACTCACTTATGGATGTTCCATTCTTATAGACAGTTGCTGTGAATGTGTTTCTGTCGATTCTTCTGAATCTTGTTTTAATCTCAGAATTCCTTTTTTCTAATTCATTTAGAGAACCATCAAAATAATTTGCGATGAATTCGAATGTTTCTTCAAGAAATGTGTCTCGTTCTTGCTCTGAAAATTCTTTACGAACCCTAAGGTTACTCGACCGAACTTTGGGAAGACTACTCTTCTTAAAGTTTTTTATCAAAGAGCCACCTAATGGTGGATCGGCCTCTCCTTTCCCTAATTTTTCTATTGCTTCTCGAATGCCAATTGTGATTTCAAGAAAAGCATCATGAAAATTAGGATGTTTCGAAACTGGCTTACCATCTTTAGGTAGTGCTAATAGTTTTGAAAGTGGAGAGTGTTTCCAATCGCAGGGATGAAGAATTATTGGAATAACTCTGGCTTCACCGCTATCGTGCCGCTCAAGAGCACGCTTCATCTCAATTTCATGACAATAATCAGAATCAAGAAAATAAGGGCTCACAAGAAGCAGGATGATATCTGAAGATTCCAAATGCTGATCAATCTGTTTCCCAAATTCATCACCTGATGTAATTTGGCGATCATGCCATGCTTCAATTATCCTCTGTCGCTTAAGAGTAGAGAGATGAATTTCTAATTCATCCCTCAATTCTTCGTCTTTATGAGAGTACGAAAAAAAAACCTCGACTGACAACGTACTTATCCCCACCAGCAAAAATAATAAGCAGCCTGAAACCCCGATCTTAAAATACCACTATCAAGAAGCTTTTCGTATTACGCGAATAACTTCAACCATATTAGAGTCACATTTTGGACATCGAACAGGCGGCCCTACTTTGAAACGTTCGTAAGGACTTTCTCGGTCAATCACTTCGCATTCGAAACGATAATTACAACGTTGACATTTGAATTGTTTGACAAGCATTTTGCGTACTCCGATCACTAAGAAATTTAATTAAGTGGTCCAGATCGATCAGAGTTGTCAAACATGTAGAGAAGAATTATTGAACCAGTACACCTAAACGCATAGCAATAACTGTACCATATGAATCACTTCTACAAATCCAGACAGCGAAAACTTCAATTGTTATATGAGTGAAAGACGAATTAAATCATCGTTGGATACAGGAAACAAATTATGCCCCATGCTTAATCTCTTACATATTCGGAATTTAGATCAGTCAAATACCAATAGAGAAAAATTGAGAAATCAGCTTCCGGCAACAAGTGAAATAACCTCAGTTTTAACTAGCAGCGATATGAACAAGAAAAAGATTCTGCCAATTATACTTTATTCTTTGTAGCTTCACGCCAAAGTGGCAGAACGAACGATTTTCCCCTGTCAAATCATGTCAACTTATTTTCAATGACAGATAATTAATAAAACCGGTGGGTGGCACCTTGGGTTTGCTCATTAATGAAATATTGGTCTCGCTCCAACTGGGGCATTTTAGGCTTGTTACTATATGCTCTAACACGAAACCCACGAAGCCGCATTTCAGGAAGCGGGTTTCAAAGAAGTCCACTGGCACATGCCCCAACTTTCCCCCGACGGGCTTAAAGACAACACCATCGAGTTCTGGACTCCCCTGATGGAAAATTCCCCGGTCGCGTTTATTGAGTGTGTGAAGTAATCTCTGCACACGGGGCGTCTAATATTCCCAACATTGATGTTTTGGGCTCATGCTTGGCTCTGGACCTCAGAACGTGTATTATGTTCAGTTCCTTCGACGAGCAAGACTGAGTCATTCCAAGACGCAAACACGGGAGTAATGACAGATCATGAGCAATGCTGAGAAACTGGAATCGATGCTCGAATTCCTGTGTAACGACGTCTATGAAGTAATCTCAGCAAACCTTGAAAAAGCGCGGGAATATACAGAGCCTGACCGTATGGCCAAATCGATATCAGGCTTATTCGAATTTGCCTGCCTGGATGAAGGACTGCTTCTGAAGCAAGTGATTAACGCTTCCGCATTTAATGAAATACTACATATATTACGAGACTCGATTTTAACAGACTATGCCATTGATGAAGTCGAACTTGTCGTCTCAACAGCTCTGGTAAAGCACTCACTCCATCGTTTCTGCTGGCAGGAAGATTATCAACAATACCAGAATGGCTGTGATGCTGCTGGGTTTCAAAGACTGCTCGTACAATGGGAATCAGATCCAGCCTGGCTCGGGGGCGGTATCCTGGACGGTGCCATCGTTAATCCATTCGAAAAATTTATATTGATCGCCTGTTTTCTGAATGCTTCTGACGATCTGTTTCAAACTTACAAAAAAGTACTCCTGCAGACTGCAAAAATCATCCTGAATGCAAATGGAATTCAAAGTGCAGACCAGGTTTATTTTTCTGAGCTGAATGAGTACCTGAGCACAGTGGAACAATCATTCTGTTTCGAACTGCTCCCGAAGGCTCAAGTAAATCAGAACAGTGATACAGCCTGCGAAAGCACATCAGCAGAACAAATCAGTCAGATCGAACCAGAAGAGGCTTTAGAACAGGGACTGAAAGAGCTGAACAGCTTGATCGGTTTATACCCTGTGAAACGAGAAGTGACACGGCTGACCAATTTTTTGAAAATCCGCCAGCAACGTCTCGACCAGGGTTTGCCCGTTGCCTCACAGACACTGCATTTCGTGTTTACCGGAAATCCGGGAACCGGCAAGACAACAGTGGCACGCATCATCGCCAAGATTCTGTACGGATTTCAAATTCTGAAGACCGCGAATTTTATCGAAGCCGACCGCGCGACAATGGTCGGCGGCTATGTTGGCCAGACCGCGATCAAATCGAACGAAGTCATTTCTCAGGCAACGGACGGCGTGCTGTTCATCGACGAAGCGTATTCATTGGCGAAGTCGGGCGGACAGGACTACGGCCAGGAAGCCATCGAAACATTACTTAAAAAAATGGAAGACCTGCGTGATCGACTGGTGGTGATTGTGGCGGGGTACCCGAACGAGATGGCTGAGTTCATCAGTTCCAATCCGGGCCTGGAAAGCCGCTTCAGTCGTTATATTGTCTTCGATGATTATCACGTTTCCGACCTCTGTCAGATTTTTGAAATGATGTGCCGCTCGAATTCATACCAGTTGACGCCGGAAGCACGCGGCAATCTGGCAATCCTGCTGAATCGCATTTTCAGGGACCGTGATCAGAATTTTGGCAACGCCCGACTGGTACGAAACGCCTACGAACGGACACTTGGCAACCATGCAGACCGACTGGCGACCAGCGAGGGAAAAATCACACGCGAAGCCCTCTCGACCATCGAAGCGGTCGACTTGCCTTTCAAGATGGCAGACGGCATCTCACAGCCGTTTGACCTGACGAAATCCATCTGGCATGTGAACTGCCCCCAGTGCGAGAACAGTACGTCGGCCAGCCTGCCGTTCCTGGGTCAAATCGTCAAATGCAACAATTGCGGCACTCGTTTTCGCTGCCCCTGGTGGAACCTGGATCGTAACACGGTTCGAGGTCTGGAGGGTTTTGAAATTTACGAACGCGCAGCAGACCTGGATGGGTATGATATGCAGCCGGAGAAAGCCGAGGCCTGATATCAACTCCTGACAATAACGGTCAATGATTATATGAAAACTTCTTCAGAGATTTTGATTCGTGAGGCAACCAGCGCTGAGGCAGATGAAGTAGCTGCTGTCTTCGAAGCCGCTTTTGCGCCGATACGGTTGATCTATCGACCCACGGCGGAAACGCTGGTGCGTCAGGCGGATCAACACCGGGAAGAAACCCGACTGGTAGCTGTCATCGATGAACAAGTTGTAGCAACGGTTGAATTTGATCTCCATGAAACATATCTCCATGTACTCGGATTGGCCGTCCATCCTGATTTCCAAAGAAGAGGCATCGCCGGTTGTCTGCTGGATTGGATCAGTAACCACGCCATCAATCTGGGCCGTCACACAGTCGTATTAGAGACCATCAAAGAAACTGGCAACGTCCCCCTGTTTGAAAAGCTGGGATTTCAGGTGGTCGACGAAGCAATCGCCAGTTGGTGCGTTAGCGAGATCCACGAGCAACTTTATTTTGTCACAATGGAACGAACTTTTGTATGACAGTATAATTTTTTCAAAAGCAAAAATGAGCGGAATGGCGCTAGCCACCGTTTTTGATACAGCAACCCCAACACAAAAACGGCGGCTAGCGCCGTGCCGCTTACTCAATATAAAAACCGCAGTCTTTGGGAAGCATTTGAACCCGGAAAAGAGAAGGGCATATTATGTTAAAACATTCAAATCAGATCGGTCTGTTCTGCCTCCTTCTTCTATGCGGTACGTTGACGCGAGGTGAAGAGGACAGCCAGCAGAACTCCAACGGCTGGTCATCTCGACCAGAGGAAAACTACAAATTCCTGCGTCGGCCCCTTGAAGCGCGACAATCAGAAGCAATCCGTAAGACACTTCCCTTTCGTCAGATCAAACTGGAGCGCAGGGCACCCGGCGGGTATTCACTCGAAACGGGTAAAGGTTTTCCCGCTGTGATCTATTACATCGAATTTAATGCAGATGGCACAGCACTCTTGCACGCGATCTCGGGAACCGAAAAGAACGGCATTTACAAAGGGAAGATCGCACTGACCGACTACGCCCGACTCTGCCTCCTGTACGAGACGTTAATCAATGAAGCCGGGGATCCTGAAAAATTCGGTCACGTGATTCAATCCTCGCACCCCGTGACTTCCGAACTGACACTGACATTCCAGAAAAATCAGCCCATCCGCAAACATCGTAACGATGTCAACTTCGGCGATTTTAAATTCTGGGTCTTTGAAAATGTGTTTGAGAATATCGAGTCAAAGATCAAATGGGTGAAAGTGGAAGGGTGACAGGCCAGTAAAAAGTATCACCATGTGAGCGGCACGGCGATAGGTAGTGTTTATTAAATCAAACTAGCCTTACCAAAGACGGCTAACCGGGGCTAACGCCCTGCGGCTAATGGGTCTTTTCTGCGGTCATAGTCCTCAAAACAAGAGCAACAGCATACTGTCGGCCACGGTAAATTTTTACATTGATAACTCTATAGACCACAAAATCACGCTCAGAACTAATAAATAAACGCTACCTAGCCGCTGGTTGTGATTGATGGTCGTTTTCTCAAAACCGGTGGCTAGCGCCATGCCGCTCACTTCTTCAGCTCAATTGATTACACTTCTTGCGAAATAAAAACGCATTTTTTTCATTGCAGATGGAACGTCTGTAGTCAAATTTGCTGCCGTGACTGGTTATACTTGAAGCGTTCCACTTTTCCCGCGCATCGATTCAGAGGAGATTCAATATGACCAGTTCACGCATCACCCGTCGCGAAGCCCTGCAAACGACCGCCGCTCTGGGAGCCGGCCTCTGGCTGGGGAGTTCTGCTCAACCAACGCGGGCGGCCGCGAATGAGAAGCTGAATGTCGCCGTGATCGGCATCGGCGGGCGGGGATCAGCGAATTTGAGCGGCGTCGGGAAAACCGAGAACATCGTCGCGCTGTGTGATGTCGATGAAAAGCGAGCCGGGAAAGCATTTGAGCGGTATCCCAAAGCGAAAAAGTATACCGACTACCGCCGGATGCTGGACGACATGGAAAACCAGATCGACGCCGTCGTCGTGAGCACGCCCGACCATACACACTTTCATCCGTCGATGATCGCGATGACGATGGGCAAACATCTCTACTGCGAAAAACCGATGGCGCATTCGGTCTGGGAAGTCCGCGAGATGACCAAACTCGCCGCCAAGAACAAGCTGGCGACGCAGCTCGGCATGCAACGTCACGCACTCTCGAACATGCATCGCGCCGTTGAACTGATTCAGTCAGGCGCGATCGGCGATGTGAGTGAAGTTTACAGCTGGGTCAGTTCCAGTCGCGGCATGCCGGGCCAACCGGTCAAAACCGTTCCGCCACCAAAAACACTCGACTGGGATCTGTGGATCGGTCCCGCGAAGTATCGTCCTTATGCCGTGAACAAAAAAGGAGAGGGCGCACTGGCACCATACAACTGGCGGTTCTGGTGGGATTACGGTACCGGGGAAACCGGAAACTGGGGCTGTCATATTCTGGACATCCCATTCTGGGCGCTCGATTTGAGATACCCAACCCGCGTGGATGCCTCTGGACCGAAACTCGACGCCGAGCAGACGCCGCGAGACATGCAGACCAGCTTCGCATTCCCCGCCAACGATAAACGGGGCGCGATCAAGCTGCACTGGTCACAGCAGAAAGGGGGGCCGGTGATTCTGAAAGAGAAGGGACTCAAACTCAAAGGAGCCAACAACCTGTTTATCGGCTCCAAGGGAATGCTGCTAACCGGATTCGGCTCATTGAAACTGTTCCCCGAAAAAACATTTGCCAACTTCAAAGCACCAGAGAAATTCATTCCCGATTCCCCCGGCTTCTATAAGGAATGGACCGATGCCTGCAAGGGAGGTCAGCCGGCAACCTGCAACTTCGACTATTCAGGACCACTGTCCGAAACCGTGCTGCTGGGTAACACCGCCTTTCGCGCCGGCAGCGGCTTCGACTGGGACGCCTCCACGCTGACTGCGAAGGGGAACGACAACGCCAAGCAGTATCTCTTTTCCCAATTCCGCGAAGGCTGGGAAGAGTTTACGAGTTAGACTGATTGCGTTCTGATCAATCCATTCCTGAGCGGAATGATATTTGTGGGCGTGTGCCACTGCTCGGCTTGTCCGACAGTGCCTGTTCTGTGTTGGCGTTGCTACAATTAAACCGGCGGCCAGGTAGCGTCTCTTAATTCGAACGGGCCTTACCAAAGACGCCTAACCGGGGCTAACGCCCTGCGGCTAATGGGCCTTTTCTGCGGTCATAGTTCAGTAAACAGAGGCAACATCACACTGTCGACCGCGGCGTATTATTACATAGCTAACGCTGTCGACCTCAAATTCAGGTTCAGAGTCATTAAATAAACGCTACTTAGCGCCATTTCGCTCACATTCTGTTTGCTGAGATGCTTCAACAGAAAAAGTTTGGAAATGGAACCTTGACTGAGCTATGATGATAGAGAGTGTCTCCTCTTCTTCGTGAGGTCAGCATGTTTCCTTTCTCTTCTCAGATTCCCAAGCAACGACCTGTTAAATTCAGAGTTGAGGTAAAATCCCTGACCTGGTGGTTAGGGATCGTGACAGGTATTCCTCTCCTGTTCGAAGTTTCGTTCCTGCTGGTAACAGGCAGTATGGAGCGTTTTCTCTGGTTAAGTTCTCAATCCATACCAGCGCTGATTATCGTTTGGCCTATTTCTGTACCACTACTGATCTGGCTCTATTTTGGATGGAACAGTTGCCTGAAACGCGACGAACTGGGGAGCCTGCGTCTGCTCTGGCTGACGCCGCTGATTGTTTTACCGATCACCATGCTGTTCTGGGGAGCTTTGTTTTATAATCCGGATTTTTACAGTGGAATCTATGACCGAGGGCATATTTCCTTTCTGCGACTGATCTTCCTGTCGATGTTCGTTATCGCCATCCTGGCAATCCTGAGCAATCACGGGCGTAACTCGTTTGTGATTCCCTTCAGCCTGATCGCGCTTTTAATTAATTTCTTTTGTGCTTTCGCTGCCGGTTCCGCTATTTCAGGCGAATGGATTTGACGGTCATTCCACAGGAATTGTTGTCATGAAACCTCGTACACGAATCTGGATCAAAGCCATCAGTCTGCTTGTCTTGGTAGCGGTGCTGCATTTTGTCTATACATTCTTTATGCTGGCATTCCAGCATCAGCGAGCCAATCATCGATTTCGCTCTTATCGAAATCTGCTGCTTGATTTCAATACGTTAAATCTGATAGATGATCGATACGAGCACAGTTTTGAGGTGTGGGAATCCGGGAGTTACGCGATGGCTCCTTTGAATCGGAGAGACCAGGACGGCAAACCACTTTACAGTTGGCGGTTTGCGGAATATCTGACCTGGCCTGTGCCGCTTCCCAATGATCTCCACTGGACTGCTGAGGAATATCAACACTACAGAGAATCGGTCTCGTTGTATTTGTTTTGCAATGAACGAGAATTAGAAACCTTCGTGTTCGCGATGGGAGGACCGGACACTGCCTTTGATCAAACCAATCCAACTTTGGTGAAATCATTGCCAGAAGATCTGATTCTGTTTGCAGACGTGTATCAAAGCAAGACACACTGGATGCAGCCGGGCGATTTCAATGTGGAAACGCTGCCCGATCAAATCAATGTGCCGGGCGGTCTGGGCTCAGAAGACTATCCCGGTTTTTTCGTCTGTTTTGTGGATGGCCAGATCTGGTGGTTGAGTGATGAAACTCCGTTCGAACTCGTCAAACGCTTTTGTACCATCACCGAAGCCCGCAAAGCAGATCGCAAGATTCTGGAACCTTATTGTCGTGCGAAAGCTCAGGCCAATAAAGAGCATCTGCAGTGGTTGCCGCAAGAGCCTCCGGCTAAGAACCAGGAGACTCAAAACGGAAATACTGGTTGCTAAGACCGTGCCATTTATTAATCTTCCGGCCACATCGAGAGATCCCATTTAACGATGCCCATGTGATATCTTTGATGCCAGGGTAGGGTGTGGGCCGCGTGTTCGGGTTTCTTAGGGCCGAAATAGTAAGCGGTGACGATTGAGCCATCGTCGAGTTGCAGGCTGGAGGGATAGCCGGAATCAGTTTTGTGCCAGTCACGGGCCGGACAGGAAAGCAGGACTACCGGGATCGACCAGGCCTGGCCGCCGTTTTCACTCATGCGCATTACGACGCCGAACAGCCCGGGGATGCGACTGGTGATCGAACAGAGCAGGCGACCATCAGCCAGTTCGAGCAGGTGCGCATTTTCCTGTCCCTGAGGCGACATCAACCGGGGCTCTGACCAGGTTTTTCCTGCATCGGTGGAGCGAATGATTATTTCTCCGCTGCCGTGGGGCAGGGCACGATCCATCATATCACGACAGTCCGTACGACCGACGGCCAGCCATTCTCCGTTGGCACGACGCATCACGAATGTTTCATTCACATCCTCGGCGACTACCTGCTCATCGCCCCAGGTTCGGCCTCCATCGCGACTGAAGATCACCGCGGAGCAGGATCGTTTCGGTTTCACACTCAGCCGTTTATATACGGGAGAAACGAGGGTTCCATCGGGAAGCGTGAAAATATCGCCGTGCGGCACCAGCGCCAGATCCATATCGTGCCGGTCCCAGGTTTTGCCGTTATCGCGTGAGATACAGCGCTGCAGTTTAAGAAAGGGACGTTTCTGACCTTTGTGATAGCCGCTGACCAGCGTAACCAGATGGCCATCGCGGTTCAGACCAGTCGAATGGTTCATGCGAATCGCGTCGGGCTCTTCGGGATGGGCGGAGATTTTGCTGCGAAAGTTCCAACTGACACCGGCGTCCTGACTGATCCAAAGTTCGACATCGCTGTTATCGCCGTATCCGTGACTGGGATGATTATAAATCGCGGCGGCGAGTTCGCCGTTGGGAAGTTTCGTCAGGTTCGGCCAGAGTCCTTTGTTGTCAATCGCCACATAAAACCGGGCTCCGGGCAACATCTGGCAGCCCTGTAATCCCTGCGCAGTGACCGGACGATTCGCAGCGCTGGCGGAATGGGTTCCCAGTAGTAGCGGAGCTGTCGCGGTAGCAGCGACCTGTTTCAATAAGAGACGACGATTGATTTTCGATGCCGACGACACGTTCTGGTCATTCTGTTTCACGGGATAGAATCCTTCAGGTGGGAGGGTCGTAG
This genomic interval from Gimesia alba contains the following:
- a CDS encoding toll/interleukin-1 receptor domain-containing protein; its protein translation is MSVEVFFSYSHKDEELRDELEIHLSTLKRQRIIEAWHDRQITSGDEFGKQIDQHLESSDIILLLVSPYFLDSDYCHEIEMKRALERHDSGEARVIPIILHPCDWKHSPLSKLLALPKDGKPVSKHPNFHDAFLEITIGIREAIEKLGKGEADPPLGGSLIKNFKKSSLPKVRSSNLRVRKEFSEQERDTFLEETFEFIANYFDGSLNELEKRNSEIKTRFRRIDRNTFTATVYKNGTSISECQISLGAFFKNQQIYYSNDASRGGNSYNEALSVDDDGYMLFLSSGFGFGSTNSKDSSKLTQQGAAEYYWSMLLDPLQ
- a CDS encoding AAA family ATPase; translated protein: MSNAEKLESMLEFLCNDVYEVISANLEKAREYTEPDRMAKSISGLFEFACLDEGLLLKQVINASAFNEILHILRDSILTDYAIDEVELVVSTALVKHSLHRFCWQEDYQQYQNGCDAAGFQRLLVQWESDPAWLGGGILDGAIVNPFEKFILIACFLNASDDLFQTYKKVLLQTAKIILNANGIQSADQVYFSELNEYLSTVEQSFCFELLPKAQVNQNSDTACESTSAEQISQIEPEEALEQGLKELNSLIGLYPVKREVTRLTNFLKIRQQRLDQGLPVASQTLHFVFTGNPGTGKTTVARIIAKILYGFQILKTANFIEADRATMVGGYVGQTAIKSNEVISQATDGVLFIDEAYSLAKSGGQDYGQEAIETLLKKMEDLRDRLVVIVAGYPNEMAEFISSNPGLESRFSRYIVFDDYHVSDLCQIFEMMCRSNSYQLTPEARGNLAILLNRIFRDRDQNFGNARLVRNAYERTLGNHADRLATSEGKITREALSTIEAVDLPFKMADGISQPFDLTKSIWHVNCPQCENSTSASLPFLGQIVKCNNCGTRFRCPWWNLDRNTVRGLEGFEIYERAADLDGYDMQPEKAEA
- a CDS encoding Gfo/Idh/MocA family protein, yielding MTSSRITRREALQTTAALGAGLWLGSSAQPTRAAANEKLNVAVIGIGGRGSANLSGVGKTENIVALCDVDEKRAGKAFERYPKAKKYTDYRRMLDDMENQIDAVVVSTPDHTHFHPSMIAMTMGKHLYCEKPMAHSVWEVREMTKLAAKNKLATQLGMQRHALSNMHRAVELIQSGAIGDVSEVYSWVSSSRGMPGQPVKTVPPPKTLDWDLWIGPAKYRPYAVNKKGEGALAPYNWRFWWDYGTGETGNWGCHILDIPFWALDLRYPTRVDASGPKLDAEQTPRDMQTSFAFPANDKRGAIKLHWSQQKGGPVILKEKGLKLKGANNLFIGSKGMLLTGFGSLKLFPEKTFANFKAPEKFIPDSPGFYKEWTDACKGGQPATCNFDYSGPLSETVLLGNTAFRAGSGFDWDASTLTAKGNDNAKQYLFSQFREGWEEFTS
- a CDS encoding sialidase family protein — translated: MKQNDQNVSSASKINRRLLLKQVAATATAPLLLGTHSASAANRPVTAQGLQGCQMLPGARFYVAIDNKGLWPNLTKLPNGELAAAIYNHPSHGYGDNSDVELWISQDAGVSWNFRSKISAHPEEPDAIRMNHSTGLNRDGHLVTLVSGYHKGQKRPFLKLQRCISRDNGKTWDRHDMDLALVPHGDIFTLPDGTLVSPVYKRLSVKPKRSCSAVIFSRDGGRTWGDEQVVAEDVNETFVMRRANGEWLAVGRTDCRDMMDRALPHGSGEIIIRSTDAGKTWSEPRLMSPQGQENAHLLELADGRLLCSITSRIPGLFGVVMRMSENGGQAWSIPVVLLSCPARDWHKTDSGYPSSLQLDDGSIVTAYYFGPKKPEHAAHTLPWHQRYHMGIVKWDLSMWPED
- a CDS encoding GNAT family N-acetyltransferase, with the protein product MKTSSEILIREATSAEADEVAAVFEAAFAPIRLIYRPTAETLVRQADQHREETRLVAVIDEQVVATVEFDLHETYLHVLGLAVHPDFQRRGIAGCLLDWISNHAINLGRHTVVLETIKETGNVPLFEKLGFQVVDEAIASWCVSEIHEQLYFVTMERTFV